One genomic region from Ammospiza nelsoni isolate bAmmNel1 chromosome 13, bAmmNel1.pri, whole genome shotgun sequence encodes:
- the KIFC3 gene encoding kinesin-like protein KIFC3, protein MITSRSAWHLGSGPNVGAAWNTKDLAPDGRGQDGLGAGGGAGAAPRAPLLPALLHQKILSVSWPDSANPRGLCRALQALRDTTCKRREEPRHRGTEEEPPAAPREPAAVQAAPTMNVEKTGGRLCGGKRASLATARPFPVIQEVMASMAHLQKEKLRLQEELLELQEKLAAQENNELSLSLQLQGQVETLKEKLLEQAQEISRLRSELGGTDAEKHRDLLAAENERLRQEMKALEGELQRQQQAPCRDCPHLQEKAELQEQLSQLQREAEETRARLVELDLEVQQKTNRLAEVELRLKDSLAERAEEEERLSRRLRDSQETIASLKSQPQQIKYIIKTVEVESAKVKQALCETQSRNQYLQEQVGMQKQVLKEMEQQLQSSQKTEAQLRAQIMMYEAELERAHGQMLEEMQAMEDEKNHAIEEAFSRAQVEMKAVHENLAGVRTNLLTLQPALRTLTHDYNSLKRQVRDFPLLLQETLRSARAEISQAIEEVHSTNRELLRKYRRELQLRKKCHNELVRLKGNIRVFGRVRPITKEDGEGPEAANAVTFDADDDAVLHLLHKGKQVSFELDKVFPPQASQEEVFQEVQALVTSCIDGYNVCIFAYGQTGAGKTYTMEGTAANPGINQRALQLLFSEVRGKAADWDYTITVSAAEIYNEALRDLLGKEPQEKLEIKLCPDGSGQLYVPGLTEFRVQSVEDINKVFEFGHIKRVTECTNLNEHSSRSHALLIVTVRGLDRSTGLRTTGKLNLVDLAGSERVGRSGAEGSRLREAQHINKSLSALGDVIYALRSRQGHVPFRNSKLTYLLQDSLSGDSKTLMMVQVSPAEKNTSETLCSLKFAERVRSVELGPVSRKAELGSWPSQEHLEGDSPGSSAPAGRGHASPSPGHLSSRSASIRRKLHTSGKLRPIPL, encoded by the exons ATGATCACATCCCGCTCCGCCTGGCACCTGGGATCCGGGCCCAACGTCGGAGCCGCCTGGAACACCAAGGACCTTGCCCCGGACG GCCGTGGGCAGGACGGGCTCGGCGCTGGGGGCGGAGCAGGAGCCGCTCCCCGGGCTCCTCTGCTGCCGGCGCTGCTGCACCAGAAAATCCTCAGCGTGAGCTGGCCGGACTCTGCCAACCCCCGTGGGCTCTGCCGGGCGCTGCAG GCCCTGCGGGACACGACCTGCAAGCGGCGGGAGGAGCCGCGGCACCGGGGCACGGAGGAGGAgccgcccgcagccccccgTGAGCCAGCGGCCGTGCAGGCAGCCCCCACCATGAACGTGGAGAAAACAG GAGGGAGGCTCTGTGGTGGGAAACGTGCCAGCCTGGCCACGGCCCGGCCCTTCCCCGTGATCCAGGAGGTGATGGCCTCCATGGCACATCTGCagaaggagaagctgaggctgcaggaggagctgctggagctgcaggagaagctcGCTGCCCAGGAGAACAACGaactttccctctctctccagctgcaaGGCCAG GTGGAAACTCTGAAGGAGAagctcctggagcaggcacaggagATCAGCCGGCTGCGCTCGGAGCTG GGTGGCACGGATGCCGAGAAGCACCGGGACCTGCTGGCGGCCGAGAACGAGCGCCTGCGGCAGGAGATGAAAGCGCTGGAGGGGGAGctgcagcggcagcagcaggcacCGTGCCGCGACTGCCCCCACCTGCAG GAGAAGGccgagctgcaggagcagctgtcgCAGCTGCAGCGGGAGGCTGAGGAGACGCGGGCCAGGCTGGTGGAGCTGGACCTGGAGGTGCAGCAGAAGACGAACCGCCTGGCCGAGGTGGAGCTGCGGCTCAAGGACTCCCTGGCTGAGAGAgccgaggaggaggagcggCTCAGCCGGCGGCTGCGGGACAGCCAGGAGACCATTGCCAGCCTCaagtcccagccccagcagatcAAG TACATCATCAAGACGGTGGAGGTGGAGTCAGCCAAGGTAAAACAAGCCCTGTGCGAGACCCAGTCCCGAAACCAGtacctgcaggagcaggtgggGATGCAGAAGCAGGTGCTgaaggagatggagcagcagctgcagagctcccagaaGACAGAGGCTCAGCTCCGAGCTCAG ATCATGATGTACGAGGCTGAGCTGGAGCGAGCCCATGGGCAGATGCTGGAGGAGATGCAGGCGATGGAGGACGAGAAGAACCACGCCATTGAAGAGGCATTTTCCCGCGCCCAGGTGGAGATGAAGGCGGTGCATGAGAACCTGGCAG GTGTCCGGACCAACCTGCTGACGCTGCAGCCGGCGCTGCGCACCCTCACCCACGACTACAACAGCCTGAAGCGCCAGGTCCGCGACTTCCCCCTGCTTCTCCAGGAGACCCTGCGCAGCGCCAGGGCCGAG ATCAGCCAGGCCATCGAGGAGGTGCACAGCACCAACCGGGAGCTGCTGCGCAAGTACCGGCGGGAGCTGCAGCTCCGTAAGAAGTGTCACAACGAGCTGGTGCGGCTCAAAG GAAACATCCGTGTTTTCGGGAGAGTCCGCCCCATCACAAAAGAGGACGGGGAGGGCCCTGAGGCAGCCAACGCTGTGACCTTTGATGCTGACGATGATGCTGTCCTGCACCTCCTGCACAAGGGGAAGCAGGTGTCCTTTGAGTTGGACAAGGTCTTCCCCCCACAAGCGTCCCAGGAGGAG GTGTTTCAGGAGGTTCAAGCCCTGGTCACCTCCTGCATTGATGGCTACAATGTCTGCATCTTTGCCTATGGGCAGACAGGGGCAGGAAAAACCTACACGATGGAG GGGACGGCAGCAAACCCAGGGATCAACCAGcgggccctgcagctgctcttctCCGAGGTGCGGGGCAAGGCGGCCGACTGGGACTACACCATCACCGTCAGCGCCGCCGAGATCTACAACGAGGCACTCAG GGACTTGCTGGGGAAGGAGCCGCAGGAGAAACTGGAGATCAAGCTGTGCCCTGATGGCAGCGGGCAGCTCTACGTGCCGGGGCTCACCGAGTTCAGGGTGCAGAGCGTGGAGGACATCAACAag GTCTTCGAGTTTGGCCACATCAAGCGGGTGACAGAGTGCACCAACCTGAACGAGCACAGCTCTCGCTCCCACGCCCTCCTCATCGTCACCGTCCGCGGCCTGGACCGCAGCACAGGGCTCCGCACCACAG GGAAGCTGAACTTGGTGGACCTGGCGGGCTCAGAGCGGGTCGGGCGGTCGGGCGCGGAGGGCAGCCGGCTCCGCGAGGCGCAGCACATCAACAAGTCCCTGTCAGCCCTGGGCGATGTCATCTACGCCCTGCGCTCCCGCCAGGGCCACGTGCCCTTCCGCAACTCCAAACTCACCTACCTGCTGCAGGACTCACTCAGCGGTGACAGCAAGACCCTCATGATGGTGCAG GTCTCCCCTGCCGAGAAGAACACCAGCGAGACGCTGTGCTCCCTGAAGTTTGCTGAGAGGGTTCGCTCTGTGGAGCTGGGTCCTGTCTCCCGcaaggctgagctgggctcctggcccagccaggagcacctggag gGTGACTCGCCGGGTTCCTCAGCACCAGCAGGCCGGGGCCACgcatcccccagcccagggcatcTCTCCAGTCGCTCTGCCTCTATCCGCAGGAAGCTCCACACCTCAG GGAAGCTGAGGCCAATCCCCCTGTGA